Proteins encoded within one genomic window of uncultured Desulfobacter sp.:
- a CDS encoding ATP-binding protein: protein MKLKTHLTALAASVILIVIITGSGLVYTEREIDNALSANNTITLIVNEVFQLNRLAADINRAGIQRTRLQWQRKMDALDTLISNFPQGDVAVDKMRFEMVQLNLILRGYMRTCEDVFSLGSRDSFNRAIQFRVQSLTTYLHSMSSLTQELLGESYAHVQKVQGKQRAFLVVSVGSWCILLLFWSLTLWSGIMTPVQKLLHSMAVVRQGNLSYRVAVKDNRHEMNALLISFNAMLDRLESLTRTRKTVFDITDKEQAWVGRQLNEEISQIVTGIKLHLAVLKSETTENHTIGKISVYLDQIQAEIKRILRKMQPAMLDEFGLATTLEWFCDQIGKNTDIRLDVPPNDYGIPKRLHIPIFRIVQEAANNALSHGQPDRISIRVNGDDNTVCLTIMDDGKGFELFKVQKGRGLTAMQVRCATEQGDFSVASEPGKGCCITASFPVQTNSGRSGNAGEDLQQAASI from the coding sequence ATGAAATTAAAAACACATCTGACCGCTTTGGCGGCAAGTGTCATTCTTATTGTCATCATCACGGGAAGCGGTCTTGTCTATACGGAACGTGAAATAGATAACGCCCTGTCTGCAAATAACACCATTACCTTAATCGTAAATGAGGTGTTTCAACTGAACCGGCTGGCAGCCGACATCAACCGGGCCGGTATCCAGCGCACCCGCCTGCAGTGGCAACGGAAAATGGATGCGCTGGATACACTTATTTCAAATTTTCCCCAGGGCGACGTTGCGGTGGATAAGATGCGTTTTGAGATGGTGCAATTGAATCTGATTCTGAGGGGGTATATGCGGACCTGTGAAGATGTATTCTCCCTGGGCAGCCGGGACAGCTTTAACCGGGCAATACAGTTCCGGGTCCAGAGCCTGACCACCTATCTTCATTCAATGTCTTCCCTTACCCAAGAGCTTTTAGGCGAAAGCTACGCCCATGTCCAGAAGGTCCAGGGGAAACAGAGAGCTTTTTTAGTCGTCAGTGTTGGCTCCTGGTGTATACTGCTGCTTTTCTGGAGCCTGACGCTCTGGTCCGGCATCATGACACCGGTGCAAAAGCTTCTACATTCCATGGCTGTTGTCAGGCAGGGAAACCTATCATACCGGGTGGCGGTAAAAGACAATCGCCATGAAATGAATGCGCTTTTAATCTCGTTCAATGCGATGCTGGACCGGCTGGAAAGCCTGACCAGAACCCGGAAGACCGTATTTGATATCACGGACAAGGAACAGGCCTGGGTGGGGCGTCAGCTTAATGAAGAAATCAGCCAGATTGTGACCGGTATCAAACTCCATCTGGCTGTCCTCAAGAGTGAAACTACCGAAAACCATACCATCGGAAAAATTTCCGTTTACCTGGATCAGATACAAGCGGAAATCAAACGGATACTGAGAAAAATGCAACCGGCCATGCTGGACGAGTTCGGCCTTGCCACCACCCTGGAATGGTTTTGTGACCAGATCGGCAAAAATACGGACATCCGGCTTGATGTGCCGCCCAATGATTACGGTATTCCCAAAAGGCTTCATATACCGATTTTCAGAATTGTCCAGGAAGCCGCCAATAATGCCCTGTCCCACGGGCAGCCAGATCGGATTTCCATCCGGGTCAACGGCGATGACAATACCGTCTGCCTGACCATCATGGATGACGGCAAGGGATTTGAGTTGTTCAAGGTCCAAAAAGGCCGCGGCCTGACCGCCATGCAGGTCCGGTGTGCCACAGAACAGGGGGATTTTTCTGTTGCATCCGAACCGGGAAAAGGCTGCTGTATAACGGCTTCATTCCCTGTACAAACGAATTCAGGCCGGTCCGGCAATGCCGGGGAAGATTTGCAGCAGGCTGCATCCATATAA
- a CDS encoding ABC transporter substrate-binding protein: MKTFISAFFFTVVSFYCQPAMAEHFPLTISTSWGAMDAAVIIAQEKGFFKEQRIKATTTAMSIRGTRGFQAYVQGKADATCTTSLHIVRSNFDPSLHVIIGTLSYTDNQMKLLAKKSAGITRVSDLKGKKIAVPRAGFAHFYLEKFLLFNGLTLNDVEAVFVSKKKIPGSIESGLAHATMQHGVPIAETKKILGKDYVIFQNPAIHRKSQHFLVPRKWVAQHREQAKGLLRAILKGEEFIKTHTEESIEILAKAKKYDIRDMAHTVLHEMDYYLSLKQSIFTNLEGIEQWALDNNIVERKTPRNYFEMIDYSLLEEIDPKRVTIIR; this comes from the coding sequence ATGAAAACATTTATTTCTGCATTTTTTTTTACCGTAGTTTCATTTTATTGCCAACCCGCCATGGCGGAACACTTCCCTTTAACCATTTCAACGAGTTGGGGCGCAATGGACGCAGCGGTGATCATTGCCCAGGAAAAAGGTTTTTTCAAGGAACAGAGGATCAAAGCAACAACAACAGCCATGAGTATAAGGGGTACACGGGGATTCCAGGCGTATGTGCAGGGAAAGGCCGATGCAACGTGTACCACCAGCCTCCATATTGTCCGGTCGAATTTTGACCCATCTCTCCATGTGATTATCGGGACACTTTCCTATACTGACAACCAGATGAAACTGCTTGCCAAAAAAAGTGCGGGCATCACCCGAGTTTCGGACCTGAAAGGCAAGAAAATCGCTGTGCCCCGGGCCGGATTTGCCCATTTTTACCTTGAGAAGTTTCTGTTATTCAACGGATTGACGTTAAATGATGTTGAAGCGGTGTTTGTGAGCAAAAAAAAGATTCCAGGCTCCATTGAAAGCGGACTAGCCCATGCCACAATGCAGCATGGAGTACCCATTGCGGAAACAAAAAAGATCCTTGGAAAGGATTATGTGATTTTTCAAAACCCAGCCATTCACAGGAAGAGCCAGCACTTCTTGGTTCCCCGAAAATGGGTGGCACAGCACCGTGAACAGGCCAAAGGATTGTTGCGGGCCATTCTTAAAGGTGAAGAATTCATTAAGACCCATACCGAGGAAAGCATTGAGATCCTGGCGAAGGCCAAGAAATATGATATCAGGGACATGGCCCATACCGTCCTGCATGAAATGGATTATTACCTGAGCCTGAAACAGTCGATTTTTACCAACCTGGAAGGTATTGAACAATGGGCATTGGACAATAATATTGTCGAACGTAAAACCCCGAGGAATTATTTTGAAATGATTGACTATTCTCTTCTGGAAGAGATAGATCCCAAACGGGTAACCATTATCCGGTGA
- a CDS encoding GyrI-like domain-containing protein: MPEFHVAYVRHIGPYKGNNELFENLFIKLMNWAGPRGLLNFPKTTVMSVYHDDPNITEENKLRTSACVTVPEKTPVEGEIGKMKIPGGEFAVAIFELSGSEEYEKAWNLVFGDWLPERRMVQKAMRLLKGGNHAGKRWRYK; the protein is encoded by the coding sequence ATGCCGGAATTTCATGTTGCCTATGTTCGTCACATAGGCCCCTATAAGGGAAACAACGAACTATTTGAAAATCTTTTCATTAAATTGATGAACTGGGCCGGCCCAAGGGGGCTTTTAAATTTTCCGAAAACCACTGTTATGTCTGTATATCATGATGATCCAAACATAACCGAAGAAAACAAACTCAGAACAAGTGCCTGTGTCACAGTTCCTGAGAAAACGCCGGTTGAAGGAGAAATCGGCAAAATGAAAATTCCTGGTGGTGAATTTGCTGTTGCTATTTTTGAATTATCCGGGAGTGAAGAATACGAAAAAGCGTGGAACCTGGTTTTTGGAGATTGGTTGCCTGAAAGAAGAATGGTTCAAAAAGCAATGCGCTTGCTAAAAGGCGGAAATCATGCAGGAAAAAGATGGCGGTATAAATGA
- a CDS encoding AraC family transcriptional regulator encodes MNDARENKKGKSKRQEYISRINRVIDYIDTNTDKDFSLKTLAEVACFSQFHFHRIFRAMSGETLHQFIQRLRIEKAAALLIHWPEKSITDIALDCGFSGSAAFARAFKAKFQMSASQWRLKNCLQNSNIWKDFHISSYYIDSVTNNLIWRIQMKEKNTLKSKLKTCRNFMLPMFVT; translated from the coding sequence ATGAATGATGCCCGGGAAAATAAAAAAGGTAAATCCAAACGCCAGGAGTATATCTCTCGAATAAATCGTGTTATTGACTATATCGACACAAACACTGATAAAGATTTTTCTCTCAAAACGCTTGCTGAAGTTGCTTGTTTTTCTCAATTCCATTTCCATCGGATTTTCAGGGCAATGTCTGGTGAGACGCTGCATCAATTCATCCAACGGCTAAGAATTGAAAAAGCAGCGGCACTGCTTATACACTGGCCTGAAAAATCAATTACCGATATTGCTTTGGACTGTGGTTTTTCCGGCTCAGCAGCGTTTGCCCGGGCATTCAAGGCTAAATTTCAAATGAGTGCAAGTCAATGGCGCTTAAAAAACTGCCTTCAAAATAGCAATATCTGGAAAGATTTCCATATCTCCTCCTATTACATTGACAGCGTAACCAATAATCTAATTTGGAGGATTCAGATGAAAGAAAAAAACACATTAAAATCGAAGTTAAAAACATGCCGGAATTTCATGTTGCCTATGTTCGTCACATAG
- a CDS encoding glutamate synthase-related protein codes for MYFSPSLASPVTHTRMQTPRHVAGISGMCAACTADCTGPCEIGLSAIRGAEAILPFAADKNQFASEKEYPLDFSHFNINGRVFGAKGASADPDKASFPYADISSVFGTTHAVAINGPFILPAMAKLAWEEYYAGAALYGIPVVIGEDVIAKDPGLVTHNRRVTDSPLITEMVSAFRQYQLGAGDIVLQANADDEYHGVLEYAIDRLNVTSVELKFGQAAKGIQGMIQVPDLKDALRLKTLGYLIVPDPTDPVVAEAYAKGIGPVFEKIGRLPMWTPEMLLNRVAGLRRLGAERICFKMGPFDPRDVATVLQVASEAGIDLVTFDGAGGGTGHSPVKMMNEWGIPTVTLEMTVYHILKNLKKEGKHLPPVAMAGGFTTEDQVYKGLALGAPYIGMIAIGRAAMAAASVGRQIGETLKNGTLPKEIARFGSSVDEVFADLRLLKATYGNDVSKIPTGAIGLYSFLNRVSVGLKQLMALNRKFALQYIDREDIVPLTDIAAEEAGLATYKERTQSILSM; via the coding sequence ATGTATTTCAGCCCTTCACTTGCCAGCCCTGTCACCCATACCCGCATGCAAACGCCCCGCCATGTGGCCGGCATTTCAGGCATGTGCGCCGCGTGTACCGCCGATTGCACCGGACCCTGTGAAATCGGACTTTCAGCCATAAGGGGTGCCGAGGCGATTCTTCCGTTCGCCGCTGATAAAAACCAGTTCGCCTCGGAAAAAGAATATCCCCTGGATTTTTCACATTTCAACATCAACGGACGGGTATTCGGCGCCAAAGGGGCATCTGCTGATCCGGATAAGGCCAGCTTCCCTTATGCCGACATTTCATCCGTCTTTGGCACGACCCATGCGGTAGCGATCAATGGGCCATTTATCCTGCCTGCCATGGCCAAGCTGGCCTGGGAGGAATACTATGCCGGTGCCGCACTTTACGGTATTCCCGTAGTGATCGGGGAAGATGTCATTGCCAAAGATCCCGGCCTTGTTACCCATAATCGCCGTGTCACGGACTCACCGTTGATTACCGAGATGGTATCCGCTTTCAGGCAGTATCAGCTGGGGGCCGGCGATATCGTTCTCCAGGCGAACGCAGATGACGAATACCATGGGGTACTCGAATACGCCATTGACCGGCTCAACGTTACATCGGTAGAACTGAAATTCGGCCAGGCTGCTAAGGGGATTCAGGGCATGATCCAGGTACCGGATCTGAAGGATGCTCTCCGTTTAAAGACGCTCGGCTATCTAATCGTTCCTGATCCAACTGATCCGGTAGTTGCCGAAGCTTATGCCAAAGGCATTGGCCCGGTGTTCGAAAAAATCGGCAGACTGCCCATGTGGACGCCTGAGATGCTTTTAAACCGCGTGGCCGGGCTGAGACGTCTCGGTGCCGAGCGGATCTGTTTCAAAATGGGCCCCTTTGATCCGAGGGATGTCGCAACCGTTCTCCAGGTCGCATCCGAGGCCGGTATTGATCTTGTCACCTTTGACGGCGCAGGCGGCGGAACCGGTCACAGCCCGGTAAAAATGATGAACGAATGGGGGATACCGACCGTGACGCTTGAAATGACGGTTTACCATATTTTGAAAAATCTGAAAAAAGAGGGAAAACACCTCCCGCCCGTTGCCATGGCCGGCGGCTTCACCACCGAAGACCAAGTCTACAAGGGGTTGGCCCTTGGTGCACCCTACATAGGCATGATCGCCATCGGCCGGGCAGCTATGGCAGCCGCATCGGTGGGTCGGCAAATCGGGGAGACATTGAAAAACGGCACCCTGCCCAAAGAGATCGCCCGGTTCGGTTCGAGCGTTGATGAAGTATTTGCCGATCTGCGTCTCCTGAAAGCGACATATGGTAACGATGTATCGAAAATTCCGACCGGTGCCATTGGTCTTTATTCATTCCTCAATCGGGTTTCCGTGGGTTTAAAACAACTTATGGCCCTTAACCGGAAATTCGCACTCCAATATATCGACAGGGAAGACATCGTCCCCCTGACCGATATTGCGGCAGAAGAAGCAGGCCTGGCCACGTATAAGGAACGCACCCAATCGATCTTGTCCATGTAA
- a CDS encoding PLP-dependent aminotransferase family protein, giving the protein MTNWVPSIQKNEHPLYRALADAIEKDVQTGILEPGVRLPTHRDLADLLNINVSTVTRGYAEAERRGLIHARVGCGTFVASDGGGACLTAPEPHTTGMVEMGIVTPLYALDPDVANGLRRLSSHRDIALLLHYAAPPGLPGHRAAGAAWMKRYGLDIDPAGIVITAGGQHALTCCLTALFHPGQRIAVDTLTYPGIKSLAAILGIRLVPVRGDGQGMSPADLDAACRRDEISGVYLMPGMNNPTTVFMPPKRRDEIAAVIRRYRLFLIEDDPYALMHPLSPGTPVSARVPEHGVFIANVSKAFGAGLRVAFLSAPGPLRADLTEAVLSTAWMASPITTELACSWIMDGTADATVEAKCQESKRRYAAAAERLSGYVYQGHETGFFIWLHLPKPWSGAALELRARETGVNLFGSERFSVGHEPVPAAVRLSLSGPATLEDLDKGLDTICRIIEGRLPDMGVCL; this is encoded by the coding sequence ATGACAAATTGGGTTCCTTCAATTCAAAAAAACGAACACCCCCTTTATCGGGCCCTGGCAGATGCCATTGAAAAGGATGTACAAACAGGGATTCTGGAGCCGGGGGTGCGTCTTCCCACCCACAGAGACCTGGCAGACTTGCTGAATATAAACGTCAGTACCGTGACCCGCGGTTATGCCGAGGCTGAACGCCGGGGACTGATCCACGCAAGGGTGGGGTGCGGAACATTTGTGGCATCCGACGGAGGTGGGGCTTGTTTGACGGCACCCGAACCCCATACAACCGGCATGGTCGAAATGGGTATTGTAACTCCGCTTTATGCTCTGGATCCGGATGTTGCGAACGGGTTGCGCCGCCTGTCTTCGCATCGGGACATCGCCCTTCTTCTTCATTATGCGGCCCCGCCAGGATTACCCGGACATAGGGCTGCCGGCGCCGCCTGGATGAAACGCTACGGCTTGGATATTGATCCTGCCGGCATAGTGATCACGGCCGGGGGACAGCACGCCCTGACCTGCTGTCTGACTGCATTGTTTCACCCGGGGCAGCGTATTGCCGTGGATACCTTGACCTATCCGGGTATCAAGTCTCTGGCGGCCATCCTGGGCATCCGTCTGGTCCCTGTTCGCGGGGACGGCCAAGGGATGTCCCCGGCTGATCTGGATGCTGCCTGCCGCAGGGACGAGATCTCCGGGGTCTATCTCATGCCCGGGATGAACAATCCCACTACCGTGTTTATGCCACCGAAACGCCGGGACGAGATCGCAGCCGTGATCAGACGTTACAGGCTTTTTTTAATAGAAGATGATCCCTATGCCCTGATGCATCCGCTATCTCCGGGAACGCCGGTATCGGCCCGAGTGCCGGAACATGGGGTTTTTATCGCAAATGTATCCAAGGCTTTTGGAGCAGGATTACGGGTGGCATTCTTGTCCGCCCCGGGTCCGCTTCGGGCCGACCTGACCGAGGCTGTGTTAAGCACGGCGTGGATGGCTTCTCCCATCACCACGGAACTCGCCTGCTCCTGGATTATGGACGGCACGGCCGACGCCACTGTTGAAGCCAAGTGTCAGGAGTCGAAACGCCGTTACGCGGCTGCGGCTGAACGGTTGTCCGGATATGTCTATCAAGGACATGAAACCGGGTTTTTCATTTGGCTTCATCTGCCGAAACCCTGGAGTGGCGCGGCTTTGGAATTGCGGGCCCGGGAAACCGGTGTGAACCTCTTTGGCTCAGAACGATTCAGTGTGGGCCACGAACCTGTTCCGGCAGCAGTACGGCTCTCGCTTTCCGGTCCGGCCACCCTGGAAGATCTGGACAAGGGGTTGGATACGATTTGCCGGATTATAGAGGGACGGCTGCCGGACATGGGAGTCTGTTTGTAA
- a CDS encoding transposase, translated as MARAVAPGFPHHITQRGNRRQQTFFRNQDFKAYLALMAEWCLNYKVDIWTYCLMPNHIHLIAVPETKDGLNLAVGEAHRRYTRMINFREGWRGHLWQGRFASFIMEESYLLACTRYIEYNPVRAGLVKRPEDWKWSSAGAHMDEKDDILVKTRPLLEIINTSWVDFLSSDIKESEIELFRKHERNGRPLGKTTFVKQLETILNRRLRPKKPGRKKNA; from the coding sequence ATGGCAAGAGCAGTGGCGCCGGGTTTTCCCCATCACATTACACAAAGGGGAAATAGAAGGCAGCAGACATTTTTCAGGAATCAGGACTTTAAAGCCTATCTGGCTTTGATGGCGGAATGGTGTTTGAACTATAAGGTTGATATATGGACCTATTGCCTGATGCCCAATCACATTCACCTTATTGCAGTTCCTGAAACCAAGGATGGATTAAATCTGGCCGTCGGGGAGGCACACCGGCGATATACGAGAATGATCAATTTCAGGGAAGGCTGGCGAGGTCATCTATGGCAGGGGAGGTTCGCATCATTTATCATGGAAGAAAGTTACTTGCTGGCATGCACGAGGTATATTGAGTATAATCCTGTCCGTGCCGGTCTGGTAAAACGTCCTGAGGATTGGAAATGGAGCAGCGCCGGGGCACATATGGATGAGAAGGATGACATTCTTGTCAAAACAAGACCTTTGCTTGAAATTATTAACACATCCTGGGTAGATTTTTTATCCTCTGACATTAAAGAATCTGAAATCGAATTGTTCAGAAAGCATGAACGTAACGGCAGACCGCTGGGAAAAACGACTTTTGTAAAGCAATTGGAGACTATTTTAAACAGACGACTCAGACCAAAGAAGCCAGGCCGGAAGAAAAATGCGTAA
- a CDS encoding radical SAM protein, with protein sequence MEKQQLADALSREFITLRAQCKLQSGNFSSENVIGRQELITEKTAALTAYFAHAPYSSAKAAAADLDMSREEIIFGYKLIQRTSAAADTIRLSVNGDYLNIVRHYFSGRTYVVVFFTGLACPGRCSFCPNVTILPDGRRHLSLYGSRQINSMSPVNIESVFRDIDKITRQNTSILVKISGGLEPLTDPDTMAVILNQADTMGIHVKLFTNGILLNTPRLRRLALKAGDVRVSLSMVDEEAYGEMMFGNDTTRRRQYGLPVVLENLRCLVKERDRLGISTRIGINTVVLEENHRELERFVYMAKDLGLDYIDFKPNYFSTYTAQTLKAISDQRDSVKAQSGKGIDIYFADSLSGDNMFWHHRDGECEPHKQSMFKMFITPSGDCSPVHHGAFPRGRAASDTGVAPYSIGRICEKASLLDLISNMPRLPGLRYEKLNPFEHMLALEIKREEQDRAWGIPDSCNPYHFSKGDILPRQILENPLLY encoded by the coding sequence ATGGAAAAACAACAACTGGCCGATGCGTTGTCCCGGGAATTCATTACTTTGAGGGCGCAGTGTAAATTGCAGTCCGGTAATTTTTCGTCGGAAAATGTCATTGGCCGGCAAGAACTGATCACCGAAAAAACCGCAGCGCTCACCGCATATTTTGCCCATGCGCCATATTCGTCTGCCAAAGCAGCCGCAGCCGACTTAGACATGTCCAGAGAGGAAATCATTTTCGGGTATAAACTGATTCAGCGAACCAGTGCCGCAGCCGATACAATCCGGTTGTCGGTCAATGGAGATTATCTGAATATCGTCAGGCATTATTTTTCCGGCCGGACGTATGTGGTGGTCTTTTTTACCGGCCTTGCCTGTCCCGGGCGGTGCAGTTTCTGTCCCAACGTGACAATCCTGCCGGACGGCAGACGGCATCTTTCTCTCTATGGCAGCCGCCAGATTAATTCAATGTCTCCCGTCAATATCGAATCGGTTTTTCGGGATATCGATAAAATTACGCGTCAAAACACCTCAATTCTGGTGAAAATCTCCGGAGGGCTGGAGCCGTTGACCGATCCGGACACCATGGCCGTTATTCTGAACCAGGCCGACACCATGGGAATCCATGTTAAATTGTTCACCAACGGTATTCTGCTGAATACCCCCCGGCTTCGACGCCTGGCCCTCAAGGCCGGAGACGTGAGAGTCAGTCTGAGTATGGTTGATGAAGAGGCTTATGGAGAAATGATGTTCGGCAATGATACAACCCGCAGAAGACAGTATGGGTTACCCGTAGTGCTTGAAAATCTGCGTTGTCTTGTGAAGGAACGGGATCGTCTGGGGATCAGTACCCGAATCGGCATCAATACCGTTGTCCTGGAAGAAAACCACAGGGAACTGGAACGGTTCGTCTATATGGCTAAAGACCTGGGGTTGGATTATATTGATTTCAAACCCAATTATTTTTCAACCTACACAGCACAAACCCTCAAGGCAATTTCAGACCAGAGAGACAGCGTAAAGGCACAGAGCGGTAAGGGCATCGACATCTACTTTGCCGATTCCCTGTCAGGGGACAACATGTTCTGGCATCACCGGGATGGTGAATGCGAACCCCACAAGCAGTCTATGTTTAAAATGTTCATCACCCCCAGTGGGGATTGCAGCCCAGTCCATCACGGCGCGTTTCCCCGGGGGCGGGCAGCGTCCGATACCGGCGTCGCCCCATACTCCATCGGCAGAATTTGTGAAAAAGCTTCACTTTTGGACCTGATCAGCAACATGCCGCGTCTGCCGGGTTTGCGGTATGAGAAACTGAACCCTTTTGAACATATGCTGGCCTTGGAAATTAAACGGGAAGAGCAGGACCGGGCATGGGGTATCCCGGACAGCTGCAACCCCTATCATTTTTCCAAGGGCGATATTCTGCCCCGGCAGATCCTGGAGAATCCTTTGCTGTATTAA
- a CDS encoding putative quinol monooxygenase: MKISAVTVRVKKAFVNEFIEASKLHQANTVKEEGNLRFDFLQSLDDPTLFLFYEAYRSQADIELHRNADSYRTWRKTVDSWMAVPRVGIGFRPLAPDNGAQFRYP; encoded by the coding sequence ATGAAAATTAGTGCAGTCACTGTCCGTGTAAAAAAGGCGTTTGTAAACGAATTTATCGAAGCCAGCAAATTGCATCAGGCCAATACGGTAAAAGAGGAGGGCAACCTGCGGTTCGACTTCCTTCAGTCCCTTGACGATCCGACCTTGTTTCTTTTTTACGAGGCCTATAGATCCCAGGCCGATATTGAGCTGCACAGGAATGCTGATTCTTACAGGACATGGCGAAAAACCGTGGATTCCTGGATGGCCGTTCCCAGGGTAGGTATAGGATTCAGACCGCTGGCACCGGATAATGGTGCGCAATTCAGGTACCCCTGA
- a CDS encoding ATP-binding protein, producing MTEQHDISHQALMDRLPFFTAWFTPDYRLISDKEIAGNKPEPSCSPPLHCYEIWGLKQPCTGCPMPGVLHTQTPADLTLPATGQRDWPVENGFWQVRMLPVKALNDQMTILEIACNITALKEAREDLEIFKSRLRDTQKLAHIGHWELYHRTGELFWSEEIYRIFEIDPSSFEASYEAFLKATHPEDREKINQAYTRSLTTGKPYSIEHRLLMKDGRIKYVQERCKTEYDAHRNPVKSIGTVQDITENKRIEAENKALQEKILQVQKMESVGRLAGGVAHDFNNMLFVILGNLELVMEGINKNDTNYEALSEIQTAAKRSADLTRQLLAFSRQQTISPRLLSLNTVIDDMIKMLVRLIGEDIELRWIPGKNLGRVMLDPTQVDQILVNLCVNSRDAITGSGKITIETHMVCIGESECRQRPGFKPGEFVTLEVSDNGCGMEKAVQDRLFEPFFTTKKTNEGTGLGLATTYGIVKQNNGFINVYSEPGNGTTFRIYFRTYKGDDSNDHPLKDTGDAVKGGCETILLVDDEAMILNFCEKTLKKLGYQVLKADSPHKALSIANRHGSKIDLLLTDVIMAKMNGKGLADILQRDFPSLKILYMSGYTANVIAHRGILDEGVMFLQKPFSKEALAQKIRDILSVSN from the coding sequence ATGACCGAACAACATGACATATCCCATCAGGCCCTGATGGACCGGCTTCCCTTTTTTACAGCCTGGTTTACCCCGGATTACAGGCTCATCAGCGACAAAGAGATTGCCGGCAACAAGCCGGAGCCTTCCTGTTCTCCCCCATTGCACTGTTACGAAATATGGGGACTCAAACAGCCCTGCACAGGATGTCCCATGCCCGGGGTACTGCATACACAAACGCCTGCAGACCTAACCCTCCCGGCAACCGGCCAACGCGACTGGCCTGTTGAAAACGGATTCTGGCAAGTACGCATGCTCCCTGTAAAGGCCTTGAATGACCAAATGACGATTCTGGAAATCGCCTGTAACATCACAGCGCTGAAAGAGGCCAGGGAAGATCTGGAGATATTCAAGTCCAGGCTCAGGGATACACAGAAACTGGCCCATATCGGACACTGGGAACTGTATCACCGGACCGGGGAATTATTCTGGTCCGAGGAAATTTACCGGATATTTGAAATTGACCCGTCCTCCTTTGAAGCATCCTATGAAGCCTTTCTCAAGGCAACCCATCCCGAGGACCGGGAAAAAATCAATCAGGCCTACACCCGGTCCCTGACAACCGGAAAACCCTACAGTATTGAGCACCGCCTGCTCATGAAAGACGGCCGCATCAAGTATGTACAGGAGCGATGCAAAACCGAATATGATGCACACAGAAACCCTGTCAAATCCATCGGCACGGTGCAGGACATAACTGAAAACAAACGTATTGAGGCAGAGAACAAAGCATTGCAGGAAAAAATCCTCCAGGTGCAGAAAATGGAATCCGTGGGCCGTCTGGCCGGCGGGGTTGCCCACGATTTTAATAATATGCTCTTTGTCATTTTAGGCAACCTGGAATTGGTGATGGAAGGGATCAATAAAAACGATACCAATTACGAGGCATTAAGCGAGATTCAAACTGCAGCCAAACGATCGGCCGACCTGACCCGTCAGCTTCTGGCCTTTTCTCGCCAGCAGACCATCTCCCCAAGGCTCCTGAGTCTTAATACCGTTATCGATGACATGATAAAAATGTTGGTCCGGCTCATCGGGGAAGACATTGAACTCAGATGGATCCCCGGTAAAAATCTGGGACGAGTCATGCTGGACCCCACACAAGTGGATCAGATTCTTGTCAATCTTTGCGTGAATTCAAGGGACGCCATCACTGGTTCCGGTAAAATCACCATCGAAACCCATATGGTCTGCATAGGGGAATCAGAGTGCCGCCAACGGCCGGGTTTTAAACCCGGAGAATTTGTCACCCTGGAAGTCAGTGACAATGGATGCGGCATGGAAAAGGCTGTTCAGGACCGTCTGTTCGAGCCTTTCTTTACCACAAAAAAAACAAACGAGGGTACCGGCCTGGGACTGGCCACCACCTACGGTATCGTCAAGCAGAACAACGGGTTCATCAACGTATACAGTGAACCCGGCAACGGCACAACATTCAGGATCTACTTCAGGACGTATAAAGGCGATGACAGTAATGATCACCCCCTTAAGGACACGGGCGATGCGGTTAAAGGGGGCTGTGAAACCATCCTTCTTGTGGACGACGAGGCCATGATCCTGAACTTCTGTGAAAAAACGCTTAAGAAACTGGGGTATCAGGTCCTCAAAGCCGATTCGCCACACAAGGCTTTGTCCATTGCCAACCGTCACGGCAGCAAAATTGACCTGCTTCTCACCGACGTGATTATGGCTAAGATGAACGGCAAAGGACTTGCCGACATATTACAGCGTGATTTCCCATCCCTGAAAATCCTTTACATGTCAGGATATACAGCCAATGTTATTGCCCACCGCGGAATTTTGGACGAAGGGGTGATGTTTCTCCAAAAACCATTTTCTAAAGAAGCGCTTGCCCAAAAAATCAGGGACATCCTTTCCGTCTCCAATTGA